Genomic window (Culex pipiens pallens isolate TS chromosome 3, TS_CPP_V2, whole genome shotgun sequence):
gtaaacgaAAGGCGGGTTTCAGTGACTACGGGTTCCTGCATTTGGTCATACTGTTTCCGCAAACATGCCAATTGGTGGTGTGTGCTGATGtaattagaagtttttttttattattgatgcGAAATTGCAAGGTGTGCAATCTAAGCAAGACTTTGAgaattcgatgaaaaaaaagtgttcagcAATCAATATAATaactacagtagttgttcggtaactgggctgagaacgtagcccagtcaccgaatgttgctcgttaactgggctgaacaaaaaataacgaggggaccaccgaggcataatattttccagatgaaatataaaaataaatttactcaaatttatttacaatgcatacttttcatatttctttaattgtaactggaaattaaacaaaagtttgaaaaaagtttttttatttattggatatgatttttgcatccatttacccctcggtcattttgggttgctttggttttttgacgtttgtttgctttttaactgggctacggcccagttaaaaagcaacccagttaaacaacgcccagttaccgaacaactactgtaaatATAGCAACAAATGGTTAAATAAAtgttgaactttaaaaaaaatgtagcaaTCATTTGAAATTGGAATACAAAGAAGTTAAATGATAATGTAAAACTTGTTTGATCACTATAAAATAATAGTAATAACTTAtatgataataattttaaataagattGCCAGCTCTTCAAACCTTCTGACTAACTGGACAGTTCGACAGGTTCAAAACCACATTAGTGCTTTCTCTTTtgagtttaaataaaaaatagggtTGTCTGATTCTATAGAAATTAAATCCATTGATCCATGTTAAACATTAAATCACTAACCTGAAcctgtggttgatgcctttttCACTGTTTTTCGAAATAAGGTAATGGACATAATGTTCATCTAAATTGTTTGGATTCaacttcaaaaaagttaaaataaaaaagtgtaaattgaaAGCAATATCTTCATCAAGCTCAAATTTAgaggtttttgaattttattgtagttcacacgaaaaaaacagtCCTGTATCAACCATCAACGATCAACGAGAATATAAATTGtggtttttctcaattttcgaTCAACGAGAATATAAATTGTGGTTTTTCTCACTTTTCGCGAAAAAGGCGAATCTTTGAAATATTGCTGAAGAGGAAGGGGCGATTCGATTTGTATGAAAATAGGGATATTAGCTTGTTTTTGTAAGCAGttaagccattaattgatcattaCACTCATTTTAACCATTAATATTATATCATTGATATTGAACAGATCTgaaatcagaataattttcgataaatttcaaatttctcggAAATTCTAGGGATTTCCaggaaaatttgttgaaaatatccCGTTTTCCATGTTTTTTGTAACCCCGGGGAATTGAAGGTGCAAAACTAAGTTTGAGGCTTAGTCCATAAAAAATGGTCATTATCGCTTTTAAATTAATACaccaaagttttatttttgcttcatttcaaataaaaagtttcagtcaaatttgaacgttttatgacatattttttcaaaaatgtttgatcagAATTGTGACGAAATAAGCAATATGTCTTAAACAccatttgtaaataaaaaaatcgttttttgaccattgttcatctacacgtccttaaaATGCTCATTactgaaaaacaattaaaattcaatttgcctaagtggaaaaatcaaaaaagtgtcGGAGGTCGTGTTGGCTGTTACGACCTattgcaatccaaaggtcgtcagttcgagtcccggggtggatggaagttaaggtataaaaagaggtttgcgattgcctcaaaaatcaagcctttggacacttagattcgagtaggaatctcgcaatcgagaacgccaaggcaatgctgtagagcgaataattgatttttgatgttttgtttcACGGCAATTACCAAATTTTACGGCCAAGAGCAAATTTTACGGATTACACGGcttccgcgaaatcgcgaaaaatcactagcctcAATGAATGAACCCTTAATACGCCTGCACGTATGCAACCATGTCATCCAGCCAACCAGCTAACGCTCTTCCATCTTCTCCCCTCTTCCCCACGAACACAGCATCGTACGTGCAGCCCTGCCGGCGGAGTGACCCCGAGATCAACAAATGCATCAAGAACTCGTTCAACTACATCCGGCCGTACATCGCCAAGGGTCTGACCGAGCTGAAGACGCCCCCGTTGGAACCGCTGCGCATCGAGGAGCTGGCGATGGAGAACAACGCCGGTGCCGTCCGCATCAAGGCCCTGTTCACGGACATTGTGGCGCTCGGAGCCGGCAACTACACCGTCAAGGACGTTCGCAGCGACGTGAAGAAGCTGCGCATCGACATGAGCCTGGGAATCCCGCGAGTCGAAACCCGGGGCAAGTACGAGATCATCGGCaacgtgctgctgctgccggtgcgCTCCAACGGCGAGTTCTGGACCGAGTTCTGTAGGTTTTTTCGCGGGTGACGGTCGAATGTTTGGCGATACTTATCTTTCTTTATCCCACAATAGCTGACATCAGTGCCATCGCCAAGATCTACGGCAAACCGGTCGAACGGGACGGAGAGGTGTTCATGGGTATCGACAAGATGCTGGTTGACTTTACGATGAAGAATGCCCGCTTCAAGGTCAAGGACAACGTCAACACCCAGAATGTGCTGGGTAAGTGTGGGACGTTACAGTTGGAAGAGCACTGTGTTGTATCTAAATCAATTAGCAGACTCAatttacgcaaaaaaaaaacaaacacctaACAAGCTGTCCCCCCCCTCTCATTTGCAGGTGAGGCCATCAACCAGTTCCTGAACCAAAACGCCAACGAACTGGTGCAGGAGATGAGACCGGCCGCGTCCCAGAGTATCGCCAAGCTGTTCCGCAAGTTCCTGAACGACACCTTCAGCAACATCCCGATGCGGTTGTGGCTGCTGGATGACTAAACCCCAAGCAACGCTTAACTtgctgtgtgtatgtgtgtgcggcTCTGTTTGGATGTGGAtgtaaaaggaaaaaaaaacgaagaagaaGAGGAAGTGAGGAGCGATAAGACAAACGAAATCGTAAACCCCGAAGCGCGCGTTTGTGAATGAGTGTACTGCATGCAGTTCTAGTGATAAGCGTTTCTACCTAGCTCCTAAGTGATACGTTCTAGTGAGTAAGACTTTATCCTTCCTTCCTTCCTCCGTTCTTTCGATCAGTTTAGGTCACACGATTGACTCTGATGCGTGCTAAGTTTTGTAACGTTTGTCGAAATCAATGTTATGGatctcttaacaaaaaaaagtctctTCAAATGTATCTTCATTGAGTTTTTCCAAGAGAGTCGTTGCTGAGCAATTGACTGAGTTTCTCCTGCAAGACAACTCTCGtctgagaagaaaaaaaaaatcaatcattctaGCTATTGGCAGTCACTGTGCTGAGACAAGTTATTATTTATTGAAGATATAGTACTGCTTTAAAGTGTTTTCTTTTTATCCCCCCGTTGTAAGTATTTGTAAAGAATGAAAGAAAAAGCAATTTGAGTTTTTCTCATCGTCAGCAACCTCTCCAAATGGAGTGCGAGAGGTTCACTTGTACGATGAACCTAAGAAGACAGAAACgtacaaaaatttatgaaagatCGATTTATGTTCATCTAGCGTGTAAGTTTGTATGATTGTACATATGAGTAAAGTATTGTATCTAtagaaaacacgaaaaaaaacaggaattaTAAAACCAATAAATAGTACATAAAAATTATGCATAAAATTTGttacatttatttccgaaaggccgaccgagccacgtagcccagtggtaacgcttccgcctcgtaagcggtagatcggggtttaaATCCCGGCtaggaccaacacaactggtgatcttttcccttctggctTCGATTGCTTAATAAAGGGAAGGTACGGGAAATatgccctttctaatcaaacaccaaCCTTCGTCATAtaaagagtttgatgctcgattaaagctccaaaaatactattcaggctataaacttaccagcaacagcaccacctcaagtaagcacgcaaatttatgcgatttactggccaaaaagatcaaatttaatgcacttttgaccataatttctattttgagagaccatttctcatcattttgatggcacacacatccacacgcaagatgagaggttgactgcttaacgaaagtcgccatcaataacTTTTCACTTGcactaacgttttcaaagcgcttaagatataaaattgcttccaactaccggtaacatgttcttttgcacattagctagtcactcacttgaaaaataatcccgaaacatgtaaataattagcaaacGCCATAAAACAAACGCaacaagtcttttgacgtttgaattttgacgacccattccaatcgaaggctgaaaaaaccgagcgagaagcgaaggcaaataaagaacaaagggtggccaacaccaccagcagcgcctgttaaGAGTgaaccagtgatgccaggaaattttctctataaatgctaattttcatgagtgttcgcttaaaatttcatcaattttggcaacactaagcagagcgctggaagaaaaaataactaagctgaaaataggaacaTGGGCATGGCCCAATACACTCGACTGAAGAGAatgcatttgaaaaatatttgttttaaatgcttgtaaaaggaaaagtataactttaaataaaagtgaaaatacacagaaatgttcacaaaaagttgctctactcgttggtttACTTGGTATTAGTAAATtccaaggaacactccagattatccagcatcattcaaacacgagcgtttattaggcttaaaatgggtatatttcctctagtttatcgtcacaaactggacctcatcaagacaccttaggaagacaacctatggaatgttaacattaaccgtaACCGTaagtaggggagtttggggtaatatggacagtgggggtaatttggacacccctttaaaaatcacgttttcttcggatataaagtgaaaacggcaatttaagtgataaggctagtactagtaatggcctaggagtatggacaaaccaaaaaagttgaaataggctaagtagttttggtataatgtgtaaaagtttccaaaggccggttggcactgccttaagttctaatatttgaaggttaggaaataaggttttgcaggggttatatggcaaaaaagtggacattttttgtttaagggggttgcttggacgatgcctgagatatgtacgcataaaaattgtgcattttatccatttttatcatcaaaaatcgcaatttatgatagaatatgctatgggggtaatttggacatgacttgtggggtaatttggacatacctgaaagtctacctgtcaggcaacaaaaagtaactttcatggttggatgagtttttaaagagatttagataaatttagtgggatttaatatgtcaaaacaatcaaaaatgaatgtgagcaatgagaactttcacaaaacccctattttttaatttagataaatttattccaatattcgaattgatgaaaatctgattactgtacatttggcgttcaacaagattctaatgttgattgcttttaattaacttctttgacatttctaatttctatgctggtttacaataatatttaaatttgaagggctacagaatgtaaaaattaaaaaaatgatattttcaggctaataaattctatataaagattgatttatataaacattaatgataccttaatcactaaaaacaagtatagtgtgcctgatccagcatcaatgtttaaatcatttcagtattaatgattaaattatgtatactacactgaactttttgttatcttcctattgaattatagttctatcccaaaatcattatttaaaccattgatgaaatattgtgagtaACACTTCAAAacataaagcaattacaaaaccaggttgaaggataaaaaacatgctcaaaaaatcaaatgttgaacttattcttcaacatgtgtccaaattaccccacaaaaggtgttcatattaccccacaaggcatgtccaaattaccccacaaggcatgtccaaattaccccataggggtgttcatattacccccacacaaaaatgtgggggtaatttggacaccttttaacttttgcgataaaaatgggtttttcatcaaaatttatcgaaatgaatgacatttttccatcaaatatggtctctattatcctctgttgtcatccacattcctttaaaatatctatACAGCCCGTAAccgagcaatttccttagggtgtccaaattaccccacactcccctaaatCAATAACTGTctctgaatccgctttgtaaataccGGCCTCGTTACTCTTCacgggaaagatttacttactttactcaTTTCCGAAACGCCAAACGCTTTCACCGGCAACACAAATTATTCTCACGCAATAAGCGAACATTATTTCATCATTTTAACTAATCATCGAAAATAAACGCAAAAAAGGAAGCGATAACGttaaattgctaaaaaaaactgttgctaATTACAGCACACAGCATAACCAAATCCTCTGTTATCAATAATCACAAATCATACCAAGCAAGAAGACAGTTTCAACTAGCGGAGAGCAATTACCTCATAGCATTACGGCGTCCAAAGTTCCTGCCACTTGGTTTTTTGCGAGCTTTGTTTGCCAAGGTTGAGAAAAGGAACTCATTCTGGCAGCGATAAGCGCGCGCGGAAAAACTTGTGACCAGAAGACGCACATTAGAGTAATGAAGGCAGATTATGAGTGATTACTGTAAAAGTTTGGCAGAGAACATAAATTATAAGCTATTGTCCCGCGTTTGCTAAAGATGTTAATTTCGTGCTgtactacttacttttcctttcAATCTCGAAAGATGAAATAGCTGACTTctctctaccaaaaatatcagaatcgtaaagtaatactttttgatacaatggcGAATATAtctaaaataagacaacaacaaacttttttatcttaattcgattatccggagtaaaatttttccaaggccttcgccCTAGTAACTTTAtcaaacttacaggttttatgaaGGTTCTGCAAAACCGCATACAACCTatataggcttttatggcctacttaaaacctagaATGTTTCTAGGGCGGATAATAGAGTGTGGACTGTATACTGATTTTCAGCATTATTATTAAAATTGCTGTTCCTAATGTACCGTTTTTCTGCAGAAATACAAAATCAcaattttagctgattgcatattttctgcaaaatattgaaaacttgtTTAAAGTTTTTGGGGAATTTCGAATAAATACATGCCGGGAGCCGCGGTGTAGGGTTAAGCATCGTTGCCTCTCACTCagttggcctgggttcgatcccagaaggtccgggtggcatttttcgagtcgAGATTTGTccaatcacgccttccgtcggacggggaagtaaatgttggccccggtcttacCTAGAGGCCAGGTCGTTAGTTCAGTCCAggagtaggagtcgtctccctggttcctgtctcggtggagtcgctgctagacagttggactcacaatccaaaggtcgtcagttcgaatacTGGGGTGGATGGTAGCTTAggtaggtgtaaaaagaggtttgcagttGCCTCAACAATCGTTACTTTCCATCtcttgaatgcattttttttaagaacagcattttaaaaaatattcaacttgaATATAGTTGTGCAGGTGCACTGAACAGAATTGCAATCAATAGATGTGTCACTAATGCAAAATGTTTGCAATTGAAATTGTACTTTGGatttacatttttgttaaatgtgGATCCAGCATCCAGGTATCAATGTAAAAAACAGTATCAAATCATACGATTTCGATTCAACTAAAAGCCATCGACCTACCGCTTAGCCAACACCTGACATAAATCATTTCATCAAGACATGACTGAGTCTCAACTTTCCTGCACAGCACATTGTTGCAGCATTCGTCGTGCAATCGCTCATAATTAATTTGTAACTCATCTGTCAGCTTTACTAAGTATATCAAAAGAAGCATAATCGCCGCCGCACCGCATActgacttggacttggactgactGACACTGGTTGCTGATaaggacgtcgtcgtcgtcgtcttgttCACGGTAGACGCGTCCAGCTGGCGGACGTCAATTGATGGACCGAAGAATCAGGAAAGGAGCACAAACCAACCAATCACGTAATGTTTGTGTACAGAGGTCTTGCATGTTTGGGGCACTGGAAGGTGTCGAGAGAGTAATCTTCAAGGCTGATAATTTCATAAGCAGCGGACTACTGTACTGTGTGTACTCATTTTATTTCAAGCTTAGTGCTTCATTGAGAGTTTCCTGGCGATCTTTGTTGCTGTTCATATCAGTCCCAATGTTACCAGTGTTGATAACTCGGGATTAAACTCACCGAGTCTAAAAATAGGCCCCAGCAGGATTgatagttttgtttttctttcagcCTTGTGTGCATTTTTAGATGTGGCCAATACTGGATTGATGCAGATCGATTGGGTCCactggacggattcctcttcgCCATGCAGACGCTGGCGCGGGGTACCTTGATAACGGTTACACGACTCGTTGGGCCTTAAAACACGAGCTCCGTATCGCCAGCAGTGATGCATCTCATGTGTGCTTCCGGGGCAGCATCATAATTACCTTTCGGAAGTAGGGTTCAAATTTATTACGCGTTGTCTACAGGATGTCGAAGAAGTATATTAGTACCATTGACAGAAGATAATAGGGTTGTCTATGTGCATATTTAACTATAACATTCTGATCCAGCAGTGCAACCGCTACATAGGCTATACTTTTGGCCCAAATTAAATAATCCAGCAGTGtccaaacttcacgattttcaaaaatgatgatgGTAGGATAAGGCATTGCAAATACGTTTTAAGGTTTGTGTAAAAActgtcaagaaaaaaaatataaaagcaaaGATGAAAAGAGATTGAAAAATAGACCCAAAATTGACTACGAAAAACTATATCTTGCTACAGATTTTATCCAGTTCAATTATTGAATATTATGTATGAGTTATGCAATTAATTTAATAGTTCTGTTTAAAATCTCATATAAGAGAACCGAATTTTTATCTATAAAAGTATCGATTTGGCATCCTTCCTGCTGAATCATCATAACATGTTCAATTTTAGCTACAAACATGTCTCCTCCTGATACTACCAGGTAGATACACTTCCCTTTACGATCTACCTCAAAAGGCTCAATTACTCATCATCGCTCGATCGCACACAGTGACGACGACTCTAGCCAACTGATAAGCTTCTACGACGCTAAAGCTAAGACAAAATCTACTACCGATCGACAAACTTCTACCTACTACTGCGTGACTGCCTGTAATCCACTACCAATCCTGCTGCCCCGGCTATAAACGCTCCCGGAGAAAGCCCACCCGAGCTCAGTCCGATCTGGGAGTTCTTGTTGGGTGAGTGAAATCCGATCGATAAGGCACAGTTCGGCTGCTCGGGAAAGCTGCTGCTCTGAGAGTTACTTTGAGACGATCTGTTCCGAGCGCGGATCATCAGTAGAGTTCGAGCATCGGTACGGGGAGTAGTACTTGAGCGGTTGATTCTGCCGGCGTGTGTGTGGTTTGCGAGGTTCTGAAACGTCAAGGTTAGGTGTACGGTTGGAAATAGAAGTTTCGCGGACACAATAGTTCGTGATGCAATTGTGCTTGAAGTGGCAGAACTCGATACCCTGCTGACGTCGTGATTCCCAAGATGTGCA
Coding sequences:
- the LOC120432180 gene encoding circadian clock-controlled protein daywake-like, which codes for MHIIWNLLGCLAVLAGTSLAAYERPSYVQPCRRSDPEINKCIKNSFNYIRPYIAKGLTELKTPPLEPLRIEELAMENNAGAVRIKALFTDIVALGAGNYTVKDVRSDVKKLRIDMSLGIPRVETRGKYEIIGNVLLLPVRSNGEFWTEFSDISAIAKIYGKPVERDGEVFMGIDKMLVDFTMKNARFKVKDNVNTQNVLGEAINQFLNQNANELVQEMRPAASQSIAKLFRKFLNDTFSNIPMRLWLLDD